The Spirochaetota bacterium genome contains the following window.
AAAGAGCAAAAAATGATATATCTCTAATTGCCTGTCATAGAAAATACTCAAAGGTACTGGAGATTTAATCCAATCACTCAGCGATCATGCATTCTCGGCAAATCCTATTTTCAATCGAAAACTCATCTCCTCTCATAAAGGGCAAGGGGTATTATTCTCTCATAAAATGAATTCCCTCCATGAGTGTATCTCGGTTCATTTTTCTCCAGATAATCTCCCCTTTCAATAAAACCATGATCAGAGAGAATGCATACCTTACGATCTTTGGGGATCCCCTTCAGCAAGGGGATAAAAATCTCATCACAAAATAACAAAAGCTCCTCTGAGAGGCTAATGATTCCCTGTTTTGTTGAATGAATCTTTTCATCTAAGGAAGTAAATGATACAATTATTCGCATCTCTTCATTATTAGCAAAGATCTTCCATAACTTCTCTTTTTTATATTCTCGTTCTGCAGCGCTAATAAACATCCATTTACTGCCTCGGGATTCAAAAATGAGTCCGCTCTCTACTAACTCCACATCAGAAAAGAGATTTCTTCGAAAGGTTAATGTGTCAGAGGGAGAAGCGCTTAGGAAAAGCCTCCTATCCTTGAGCTTGAGCAATGAATTGTCCTGAATCCTTTTTTCTAATTGTAAAAAAAGATCCACCCTGAGAGAATCGAATATAAAAAAAATCCACATAGGGCTGGCAAGTTGATCAATAAAAAAACCTATATCCAGGTTATCATCCTTCTCCCAATTCCGAAAATTCATTTTAAAATATTCATCACAATCACCCCTTATCTCCCTCCCCTGCCTGGTAATCTTTTCCTGAATAATATCAATTAGTATATTGTTATTTAAGGAGAGCCATCCAATCTTTTCAAACAAAAAGAGCGACTCAAAAGCTGAAAAGAGATAATCTTTATTAAAAATCTCTTTTTTACAACTCTCTTGATAATATTTTTTAAGCGAGGCATCGAGCATAAAAATTGACAAAAGAATGCTAGAATGGGGGGAATCATCGAATTGCATTCCACTGGTAATATCTTTCGTAATCTTTATCCCTTCCCTTATAATCAACTCAATAATCCTATCACGGATAAACCTGAATCCACTAGCTGACTTGAATAGAGCATGCAGCCCCTCAGGCTTCATCTCCTTTACGCATAGAAGATTAAACACCTCGACTATAGTGTCCTCCCTAAAAAACTCATCCCAACAAACATCTGACTTTAATATATCTCTTCCAATCTCAATCGCTGAGGATACCTGATGGAGATCAAGATCAATAAATAACACCCTTTTAATTATGTCAAAATGCGCTCCATTCTCAACATCATAGAGCAGCCATGCAAGGGCAAAGGCTTGTACTTTAGCTGCTTCATCATCAACACTAATAATGCGATTAAGCTCCTCCATAAGGAGAGCGGGCAACGATGTCTTTCTGTCTTCATTCAATCCCACTATTTCGAAGATCAACTCCTCTCTTCCGTCACCCGAATCCGCTTCAATCCATTCATTGAATATCCGCATCAACTCATTCTTCCTGAACCGCCTTCCATAGATTGAGTTGTAAAAATCCCTTATTCTCCTCCTCACAATCTTGATGTTACCCGACAACGCCCTATTTAATAGGCTAATGGTCTCCATGTTTGCAATCCGCAAAAGATCATTATCGCTTGTCCTCTTTGGGTCAAGCTCCATGATCTCCTTTAATGCGTCTCTTTTATCAACATCGCCACTGGAGAAAAGCGCCCCCACATAATTTATGATCTTACTCCTATTTGTCGCATGATTTAAAGCATGGATATACTGCTCAATACCTCGTCTGGCTATGCATTGAATCTGTGTAATATCAATCCTTAACTCACTACCCTTTAGTCTACAATCACAGTAGGGCTTATGATCAAGCTCCTTTGAGACAGACCTTCGACAGACTGACATACTCGCTTCCCTCATTAGGGTATCAATCCTTATAAGATCATCCTTAACTGATATTGTATCAATTCTGGAAAGATTGGCCAAGGCTCTATAAGGGGGAGTAAGTTTTATCTTATCAACCTCTTCTATAATTTCAGATGTATGAATCTTTTCATGCGCTTTAAAATAATTAAGTTTATAGTCATCCTTAAACTCGTTAAACCTATCTATTATAATCCTGATCTGATTATCAATAATCAGATTCTCTATTCTTTTAAAGCAATCTAAAAGCAGCAAAAAATCACTCTTTAGTCTCTCCTCCTCTCCAAGATAAATTTCGTGATCAGTTAAATAGGCATATATGAAAATCAATTGATCAAGCTCATTCTGCAAAAAAAATCTGAATCGACTATCAATTTCCATGTCCTCTTGTAGATATGATTTTGTCCCCATAGACTCTATAAGAATGTCCAGCCCCTCTCTGGAGGGTTTGCTCACCTTTATGTTTGACATAAAACCAATGAGCCTGTCATAAGAATCTCTAATCCTATCAATTTTATTCTCCCTGAAAAGGGAGTATTCCTCCAATGTGTCAAGACTTGCCCAGCTCTCCCTTATGTTGCTCTCCTGGTTCCTCTTAAACTCAACCAACTCATCCCATATCCTCTTTTGTGTTTGAAGATGAATATTCTTTGAACTCAAATTCAAGGTAAATGGCTCAAGCATGCTGTAATTTTCAATAAAAAGCGAGGAAATCTCTTCCCCGGTATATATAGCATCAGAGGAACCAATTACTAATGGATCCAGCCTTTCAGGTCTTAGAGATCTTCCAGATTTTTCTATGGTAATAAATCCTGAATAGGAGAGAAAAAAGAGGTACAGGGTAAAGAGTTCCCTCTGTATCCCATACTTACCCTTTCTAAAGATCCTGTAAAGATCATTAAATGAACCCTTGGTCTGTTCAATTTCGTAAAGGAGATCCTTGATGAATATATTTTTTGAGGGATCCGGCGATATTCTATAGACATTCTGAAGGATCTTTAAAAGCCCGCTGTTCTTTAGCAATGCATCAACAGCGTTTTTCATGACCCTGCTTGCCTCAAAATTAAAGTCAACCTCCCCCCTCTCCCTGAATAAAAGGATAATCTGTCTATATGTTTCAATGGATTCAATCTCAAAACCAGGCATAACCCTGGAATGAGAGGGGAAGGCTGCCCTTAACAAATCCTTAATCATCAACTCTACTGTCTTCTCAAATGTGCCAGTAAGTAGCACCTCGCCTGTAGTTACGACTCCCTCCTTAATTAAGGAAAGATTCCCGGATGAATACAGCTTCTTGATAACTCGGAAAGCCTTTTCTTCAGCATCCTTCACAATATCAGTTAAAACCTTCACTCCCCTTTCCTGATTATCCTTGCTATAATTCCTTTC
Protein-coding sequences here:
- a CDS encoding DUF6079 family protein; this translates as MRRICDIIEVPEVETVIQVSAAEGMSEEELHKRIVLSFVITEDILRALEAILFTVRKGEGCGFIIKGNYGSGKSHLLAFLSALLKFPQMMDTIRRASPEIATYKTDLIDKRVFPVSITLTDYSVSNSLAEIVAEKISAALQRDGIGESVWDAERVVSDFEKIILPNIEEEFLDYLKSIKVDDLGLLPLAGQSNVIFGFLKEYNIPFRPFYDYQDIFKNIGELLCERYPGGMFLLIDELSEFLRARNRGDLVSEDIRFIQFLGERARETNLRIVMSMQEAIEEVAEISTDGLNRIKDRYPVRINLTSIHLRELVERRLLLKSNETINFIDDVYISIADSFPEWEISKEDFRSIYPVHPATFKMLEGITGIFSKTRGMVDFIYTEIKGDPIRGFSGIINESADTLLYPDRIFDHFRNNLEESIEYNKLMTSVFSAFEREIPNIFTKSDDRNVAIRVIKLILLFQILPGVGRPTAMELAHLVFEARIKLDPEYNYTFIREKILREMEMKCGYLGVERGTSPVRDRFYLQFEESLIVLFESKVRQFIAKNVNIEKQALWFFISRLQDKALPLFDFKGDDGVVGIPFENTLREGRVYLKDIGKISDEELATIDRYLSEDEYDFILFLGFPVMDGGIVDKFAALSTAVVSPLKDNIVFWKPQMPSESEFDLLLNAYARIVVFERNYSKDNQERGVKVLTDIVKDAEEKAFRVIKKLYSSGNLSLIKEGVVTTGEVLLTGTFEKTVELMIKDLLRAAFPSHSRVMPGFEIESIETYRQIILLFRERGEVDFNFEASRVMKNAVDALLKNSGLLKILQNVYRISPDPSKNIFIKDLLYEIEQTKGSFNDLYRIFRKGKYGIQRELFTLYLFFLSYSGFITIEKSGRSLRPERLDPLVIGSSDAIYTGEEISSLFIENYSMLEPFTLNLSSKNIHLQTQKRIWDELVEFKRNQESNIRESWASLDTLEEYSLFRENKIDRIRDSYDRLIGFMSNIKVSKPSREGLDILIESMGTKSYLQEDMEIDSRFRFFLQNELDQLIFIYAYLTDHEIYLGEEERLKSDFLLLLDCFKRIENLIIDNQIRIIIDRFNEFKDDYKLNYFKAHEKIHTSEIIEEVDKIKLTPPYRALANLSRIDTISVKDDLIRIDTLMREASMSVCRRSVSKELDHKPYCDCRLKGSELRIDITQIQCIARRGIEQYIHALNHATNRSKIINYVGALFSSGDVDKRDALKEIMELDPKRTSDNDLLRIANMETISLLNRALSGNIKIVRRRIRDFYNSIYGRRFRKNELMRIFNEWIEADSGDGREELIFEIVGLNEDRKTSLPALLMEELNRIISVDDEAAKVQAFALAWLLYDVENGAHFDIIKRVLFIDLDLHQVSSAIEIGRDILKSDVCWDEFFREDTIVEVFNLLCVKEMKPEGLHALFKSASGFRFIRDRIIELIIREGIKITKDITSGMQFDDSPHSSILLSIFMLDASLKKYYQESCKKEIFNKDYLFSAFESLFLFEKIGWLSLNNNILIDIIQEKITRQGREIRGDCDEYFKMNFRNWEKDDNLDIGFFIDQLASPMWIFFIFDSLRVDLFLQLEKRIQDNSLLKLKDRRLFLSASPSDTLTFRRNLFSDVELVESGLIFESRGSKWMFISAAEREYKKEKLWKIFANNEEMRIIVSFTSLDEKIHSTKQGIISLSEELLLFCDEIFIPLLKGIPKDRKVCILSDHGFIERGDYLEKNEPRYTHGGNSFYERIIPLALYERR